The genome window CAAAGGACCACACTGAGCAGAAACCCACAGCCTCGGCCGCTAGCCCTTGAGGGGTGGCTCCCTGGTTCCTGGCCTCCAGCACTCTAGGAAATGGTCACCAGCTGCTGCTGAGCCCCTCTGTGGGGCTTCTCAGATGCCAGACCTGCCGGCTGACTGAGGAGGTCCATGGAGACTTGGCGGAAAGGTTCCTTCCGCAATGCCTCCTTCTTCAAGAGACTAACCCTGGGGCGGCCGCGGCCCCGACTCCGGCGGCAGGGCAGCATACTCAGCCAGGCCAGCACTGCTGCTGGTGACCATGAAGAGTACAGCAACCGAGAGGTCATCCGGGAACTGCGAGGGAGGCCAGATGGCCGGCGTCTGCCCTTGTGGGGGGATGAGCATCCCCGAGCCACCCTGCTGGCCCCACCCAAGCCCCCGCGtctctacagagagagctccagttGCCCCAACATTCTGGAGCCCCCAGCAGCCTACACAGCTGCCTACTCGGCCACCCTGCCCTCAGCAATCTCCCTGACAGGCCCTTTCCACCGGGGCTCAGAGGAGGACCTTGTGGACACTCCCCATTTCCCGAGGACACCTACTCCGGACCTCAACgaccctttcttttccttcaaagtgGACCTGGGAATTTCACTTCTGGAGGAAGTTCTAGAGATGCTAAGGGAGCAGTTCCCTGGTGAGCCCCACTTCTGACTCTCTGCCCTGGTGAGGGCAGAGAGAACTGGGGTGACTGGAGCCTGGGGACCCAGGGAAGGAAGACACAGTGTGGATTAAGgagcaggtggagacagaagcCACAGTTCAGCCTGCCCTCTGGCTGCTGACCAGTCCTTCAAGGCACCCAGAGTGAAGGGACCAACACCGGCTGGGAATCTATGGGGTCACTTTCTGGCAGGCGCCCTGAAGGAAGCTGGAAAGGTCTGGAAAAGGAAACCACACCTGCAACCACAGGAACCGGTCAGAGGTCAGTGGAGACAGGGTGGCATGGGGTGAGTCAGGGAGCAGGACTCGGACTGGGCTGCTCTAAAAGCCACCACCAACAGAGAGATCACAGGACACGTCAAGAAGAAGAATCTAACTGAGActaagaggagagaggggaggccaGACACTTACCACTTACTTCATGGGATTGATTTAACTGAAGTACAAACAATTGAAAGTTCAGTTCCAGAGGCTAGAGAaccagctcagtgggtaaagtgtctgCTACACAAGcaggaaggcctgagttcagaccTCCAGTACCcacagagaggagctgggcaGGGGTGCCGGCCCACCTGCAATCCAGCGTGCAGGATGCAGACACCAGGGGTCCCcgggcaggctggctggctagactaGTCAGATTGGCAGACTCCAGGTCCAGCAAGAGCCTCTGCGTCAGTAATAAAACGTGGGAagcaatcaaggaagata of Peromyscus maniculatus bairdii isolate BWxNUB_F1_BW_parent chromosome 4, HU_Pman_BW_mat_3.1, whole genome shotgun sequence contains these proteins:
- the C4H15orf62 gene encoding uncharacterized protein C15orf62 homolog, mitochondrial, which gives rise to METWRKGSFRNASFFKRLTLGRPRPRLRRQGSILSQASTAAGDHEEYSNREVIRELRGRPDGRRLPLWGDEHPRATLLAPPKPPRLYRESSSCPNILEPPAAYTAAYSATLPSAISLTGPFHRGSEEDLVDTPHFPRTPTPDLNDPFFSFKVDLGISLLEEVLEMLREQFPGEPHF